Genomic segment of Candoia aspera isolate rCanAsp1 chromosome 2, rCanAsp1.hap2, whole genome shotgun sequence:
TTAAGAAAATTCTGCAGTCCATGAGAATCAACTCTCCCGTTTTGGAATTCTTTGCCATTTTTTGAGGTTTCgcataaacaaatatttacatttaattttgtttttgctgatttaaggccccaggctagaaaccaggagactttgagttctagtcctgcctgaggcacaaagggAGCttggtgaccttaggccagtcattctctcagccctagacaggaggcaatggcaaaccacttctgaaaaacctctgTGGTCCTCCCAAAGAAATGATTCCCTTCCCCGAGGCAGTTCCAACTGTCCTTCCAAAAGACAGAAATGTCCAAGGGGGGAGGCAGTTATATTAGTGAATTCTACAACAGTTTCCGTCACCCTTCCCTGAGACTGGGTGCCCTCCTTGCAAGTTCTCCCGACTCTGAGCAAAACGTCTGTGTCGGAGCGCGTTTGTGAGATACGATTTACGGCATTCCTTTCTCAGGATCCTCCTATGTCTTTCTACTCAGAAATGTGCATTTAGGGTGGAAATGTGTCCCCTGTCCCATCCTTTAGGGGAAGagatttctcttttaaattttactCCGCCCCCCTCCCTCATTTCTGGCTCTGTGTAGCTGGAGGGAAGGCGCGTTTCTCTTCGCCTCCAAACTTTCCTTCCCGCTCCGCGCCCAAACTGGCTATCCCAGACTTCTGCCCTGCGTGCAGCAGCGCCTTCTCGCGTTGGGAAACTCCCAAGGAAGCCGATTCCCACGTCCGCTCCCAGAGAAGCCTAGAGCTAGGAAGGGGGAGCGAGTGGATGAACGCACACGCAGGCTCCACTTCCGGTTCCCAGGCGAGCCTGGGAGGCGCCCTGGAGTTGCGGCTGCGGGGAAGGAGGTCGGTGTTCTGGGCGGCGGGAGGGAAGGTTAAGCGCGGCAGTGTCGCAGCCGCTGTTGATGCGGAGCAAATCTCCGGAAGGATCCGTCCTGATCCCCTGGAGGAAAGGATCCGTCCAGATCCCGTGGTCTCGCAGCAGTAGGTCCCCCTTTTGCTGCTTGTGTCCGGTGGGTGCATCCCGCGTTAAGGACCGCTCTCCGCTGGCCTGGAGAGGGATCGGCGGAGAAACTGAGAAGTCGCGCCCTGCCCGCTCCGTCTTCGATTTTCCCACGCGCGGCGCGCACGGGGGTGGCGGGGATCTGCAACTTTTCCTCAGCCTGTCCCCCGAAGGGATCTGGTGCACGGCAAGTGTAAGTGGAGGGGAAGGCTCCGAGCGGGGACAAAGGACCGCCTTGCCCTACGGCGGAGTTGATGCTTTCCACCCagccttgagtcagcagaaaactatgtcGGCAGTACGAAATTGCTTGACCCCATTGCCGATCCCCTCCTGCCCGTGTCCCTGCAGTCagctgacccccccccccgtgggTGACAAAGCCTAGCAGATTTTACCCACCTTGAGGCTGTTCTTGGGCTGTGTTGAGAATAAGGGAGAAACTCCTTCTTCCTAAGCTGGGAGATTGTAGCCTCTGATTGGGAAGGTGAATTTTTGCGGGGCAGGGGGCAGGGAAGGAGACGGTGAAGCAACTTGGACTAATTCATCCTAAAGCAGCTTTCCCTCATCTGGCCCCCTTCAGATCTGTTGGAACCCAGTTCCCATCTTCCCCAGCCTGTGGGGCAAGAGGAATCATGGGGCCACCCTGTCAGAGGACTCCCTAAAGGAGAAGCGGGCAATTGAAAGAGCCACACTTAATATGGGAGGGAGACTGGGGGTGGCAAAGTGAGCTGGGctcacatctatctatctatctatctatctatctatctatctatctatctatctatctatctatctatctatctatcccaatttctatcactgcccatcccctcccccgaaaagggggactctcACCTAGGTGAGCAGTGCTGCATTTTGGGGGCTCATGGTGCGATATACCCATTTTAGGACTTCGTTTGTGGCCGTTTCTTGTGGTAAACTACTTTGATGCTTTTGGCTGTCCTGGGCAGTGGAAGATTGAAGGCAGTGAAAAGGGGACTCTCAGGCAGCTTGAAGTGTGTGTTGCTtatctctctgagccttgcttaTCTCTCTAACAGCCACAGCCATTGCTAGCCTGAGTAGCCCAGTGGGAGCTAATCCTCCTCCAGGGTTAAAGTGATCCCATCATCTTTCTAGCTAGTGAGCCAGGTGGCAATTTGAACCTatgtcctccccccacccctccccagaACTCCCACCATGTTGTGTATCATGGAGATGTGGGTATCTCTCTTCCTTAGATATTATACAGCCGTGTCACTGTTGAGCGGTTTTCCTTCCTGAGGTCCAGTTCTTTGGAATCAACTCCCACCAGAAATACGCTTGGAGTCAGATCTCTTGAAGTTTATGAAAATCATGAGCAGAGTCTTCTTTTTCTTAGGCCCCTCTGAAGTTCCTTTGAAAAGTCTTACCTGCTAATTTGAATGCACAGATGTATACGGAATACATAGGTGTTAATTCGGACGTATGTAAtgaaataaaggcgggataaaaattaattaattaaataaataaataaacgtggaTATCAAGCTATGTCATGGCCTTTTTAATTGAGACGCTCCTTATTTCATACTGCGATGCTctgattcagtgtttctcaacctcagcaactttaagatgtgtggacttcaactcccagcattccctagccagcattctggctggggaatgctgggagttgaagtccacacatcttaaagttgctgaggttgagaaacactgctctaattgaTTGAAGTACTGTATGTTATGGTACTAAGTGATGATTTATCCCACATTTGCAGTGTGCATGGCGACTAAAATTACTGCTAATGACATGATGGGATATTTCTGTTGCAGATTTAAGTCGCCTCCCCATCAAGAACAGAACTGGCCGCCAGGCAGGGATTATTTCACAACTTCTTTGGAAAGTCAGCTGAGTGGAGATGGAAGAGGAGCCCAACTCTGTAAATCCTGAGACAGGAAAGAGACCCAGAGTCCCTCAGGCGGGGAGCAAAGGGGAGTTCTGGGAAAGAACTGTTCCCAAATTCCTGGGAAAGGACAACTGGTTAGACATCAAGTGCCAGTGCTTCAAAGACTTTTGCTACTGGGAGGGTGAAGGACCTCGGGAGATCTGCAGTCACCTTCACCAGTTTTATCGACAGTGGCTGAAGCCAGAAAAAAACACCAAAGCTCAGATGCTGGACCTCATGATCCTGAAGCAGTTTCTTGCCATCCTGCCCCCCGAGATTGGGACCTGGATCAAGGAATGTGGAGCAGAGACCACTTCCCAGGCAGTGGCTCTGGCAGAAGGTTTCCTCTTGAGCCAGGCTGAAGACAAGAAACAGGTGAGATCCTTACATCCCTGTTAACTCTCAGGAGCTGAGGTTGTGTGGATGATCATCCCAAAGCCTCCAGTGGCGGCTCAGAAATTAAGTACTGCCTAACTGTTGAGACTGGGAGTTTGAAGGGGATGGGGGAGACCAACCTGGGGAAAGACAGTGACACTTAAAGCTCCAGGGAAAGGGGACTGCTGGTCTTGCCTCCCTGCCAGCATCCCAGGGTGGTAATTCGGTCCATGGGAACAGAAATTGGAGGGATCGTAGAGCAGTTCCTAATTTGcctctgtcagccttcccaggtaggccAGGCAGGActcatgaccagatgagctaattctactttagtgtAAGGCTACGCTAACAGaaccaagtctgaaagtacggatctcccgctgtctcctttacgaTCTGAGAAGTccattctgagcctctttctccacccgttatgcagctgcaggctctgccctctcttatctgactggtccctgggcagcatctctttgccccgtttctcaaggtctttctcacgtATCGTTACAGCCCCAGCTTCTTCTTTTTGCTCTTCTGGCTGGCCAATTTTAGGTGGGATCCTAACATCTATTATCCTGCCAGGGATGTTCTGTTACAGCACGTCAATGCTGCTACAGAGTTTTCTCCAGAATTTCAGACAGGGGACCTTTGCAGCTTTACCTTCCTTATATTACTTATTTCttggatttctatcctgccttttctccaggagctcaagggtCTACCTAGTggttcctcctccagtttttcccctaATTCTGTGGGATGAGATAGAGAGCAGGATTGTGAATTTCCGTGACCCTTGATGGACTTGAAGATGGGTCCTAGTCCAGCGTCTTAACTTACACTAGGTTGGAACATGTCCTTGCAAATCCTGTGCTCTTACAGGGGAGGGCTTTGGCAAGCAAGTCACCTGTTCATCACTGAGCTGTGCCACTTCTCATCTCCTCAGCCCAGTGCTGAAGAAGACCAGGTGTCTCCAGATCCTTGAGTGGCTACCAGCCATAGCTGCACTTGGGCTGCTGGACATCTGAGTTTTATGCCTTTGcataatctctctctccctttccatgCCTGAGTTCCTCTCTCTGATTCCAGATGCAATGGATGTTAGCCAAAGCACCCACTGAGCTTCCCAAAGCAGACAAAGCTCCGTTGGATGTCATGGAAAAGCCGTTGTGGAGAGGAATTGTGCGGGAGGAAGGTGGAGAAGCCGCCTCATTGGGTAAGGAGTCCTAGAGTACATCCCAACTTGCTCTAATCCCCAAATCCCAACATCGCGGATTGAGGGGATGTCTGGAACTGCTTCTTAGCATATCTCCATGCTGCTAAATCTCTACGCTTTTTcttaaaatagatgttttccaGGAGGTCATCTAGAATAGGCTGCCCTATGTGTaaacacattttcttctttccccaaACTCTGGTCCTCCCTTTTACATGGATCTGTTTTACATTGTAAGCCTCTTGAACTTTTACGTTTCTAAAGTCTACCTTTTCCTTTGATGGCACCACATAATCTACTCTATGGAACAGCTTTCCCTCCCAAAGATGCATATAGCTCCCCCACTAATTATGGTCTTAAAGCCTTGGAAAACTGGACTGTTCTCTCAAGCCATGAGATAGGATGGCTGCTGAGCCCTGTAGGTTGTTCTTTGGTGTGCTACCTATGGCTTTCTCTTCTAGATGTCTATGatctgtttcttaatttttatttcttgcttttaaaaccCAGAGGCATTTGGAGTCAGGAGGcattaaattatataataaataaataatagaaatgataAAATCTGTGCACTGCTTTTGTTTCTCCTGAGCCTCTCTGGATCAGGTCCCAATATTGCAGGGTAATTTTCAAAAGCTATACCTAATCTGGTGGCCCATTCTTAATCCAGAAAGTCCCCTGGCAGCTATTTTTTCCACTCTCGCTCTTTGTCCACTTGCATTTTCCAAGCACCCAGCAAGGAGCTGCAACTTCTATTGGCTTTATCCTCTCATTCTGGCAATGCTGTAAATCGGGTCCAGAAAGAATCCAGCAGTGTGATTTCTCTCCCCAAATGCACGTAGATTTGTTCCAATCCAGAAATACCAACACTTAGCAAAAACAATGTCCTATTTATCTCCATCCTAGGTAGCAAAGCCCGTCTGGAATTCCATTCTATGCCTACTACTGGAGCAGTTGAAACGGTTGCTATCCACCTTGATCTGGTAGGAGAAAAGTAATTAGACAGTTGATCCAGGGACACCTGGAGTGTTCTCTCCCTTATGCACTTCTTTCCTTCATTCCCTTGTTTCTCTTGGTGGGGTCCTATTGGGAAGGCTGTCAGATCTGGAAGCTTGGGATCTGTAGATGgaaaagggaatggccttgaaggacaggaggaattgATGGTACCAAGGaaaaggtcagataagaggggcttgagcctgggctaagaaaataacttgagaaaatgtttcagacaggcccctcccttgttcacatgaagataaagtgagggaggggggaagcacattcagacttgcaaggttctgttactatagctgttacaataaaagtagtcctgacctatatggcattggtttgttagtctggcctaccttgttGATCTTGATCTTGCAAGATCAAGATCTTGTAGGTCTGAATGTGCATCCCccttcctcactttatcttcctgtgaacaagggaggggcttgtcggagacgttttctcaagttattttcttggattGGGCTCAAGACCCTCTTATCTGATCTTTGTCTTtagtggctctttctcctgtccttcaaggctgtTCCTGTCTTGTTTTGGTGGCTTTTTAATTCATGAAGATAACATGTCTTCTTCCTTCAGGGTACAGTATCCTTCCAAGAGGTGGCTGTGGATTTTTCAGAAGAGGAATGGGCTCTTTTGGATCCTTCCCAAAAAGCTTTGTATAGAGAAATCATGGAGGAGAATTATTTGATGGTATCCTCTCTGGGTAAGGCTCCTTCCCAAATCTCTTGATACTGCTGAAGGTCCAAAATCCTTTTCTCAAGAATGATGATAGAGTTGAGCCAAAACACAAAAATATGCAGCATTCTCAGGATGAGGTAAAACAAAGGCTGCTATTTGACTTTGAGTATGAATATGAACTTTGAGTTCATTAAATATGAACCCCACAGAGATTTCTGATTTCCCAAATGAATTTCAGCTGGTCAATTCAATATTATGGGAGTATAGGTTCAAGAGATGAGGTTCCCAGAAGAATGGGGGTCATTAGGGCACCTGGGCATTGAAGGGCTCTGCTGATCCACCCTGAAGTGAAAATGTTTTAGGATGGGTCATGTTTCCTGCCTAGACATTGGATTGGCCAACTGAAAACTACATGGTTCATTTGGTTAAGGGGGTATCTTGGTGGTTGAAAAGGCTATTTGCATCTGCCTAAGAACCATACACTTTGCATAATGCAGGAAAGCAATGGCTGACATGGGTGATAACCAGGTTACGAACTTTGATTGTAATTTTAGTAAAAGAGGGACCCCAATATGTAAGCAGGTTTTTGCTCCTGGCTCTTGTGGGTCCCTTGCTTCCACACTGTCCAAGACAAAAGAATGATATTAGTCCTCTGTAAGTGACTTGCCTGTCCCCACTTGCAGTTTACTATAGCCATCatcatactttggccacataatgagaagacaggacaccctggaaatgatgctgatgctagggagagtggaaggcaaaaggaagaggggccgaccaagggcaaggtggatggatgatattccagaggtgatggacttgtccttgggggagctgggggtgctgatgaccgacaggaagctctggcgtgggctggtccatgaagtcacgaagagttggaagcgactgaacgaataaacaacaaaatagccaTCATCCCTGACAACGTCAATTTCCCCCTTTGATTGGACAGTAATGTCCCCATTTTACCTCTAGCCCACAAATGAAACAGCCTTAACGTCATCAAGTTTAGCAGTATCTCAATAGACGTTCTCCTTTATTCTGACACTGGAGCCCTTTGCCACCCATTACCTTGCTGCTATGCTCAGGTGACCAGTTGTGGATGTGTTCAGAGATACCTTGGATGTTTGGGCGTGCTGTGGGTATGTCCCCTCTGCTCTGGTTGCTGGTCAGCCTCTTCTGCTATTGGTTAGCCATTTTCTCCTTAAAGACCTGGGAGCATCCCAGTGTGTGAAACCTGATCCACTGCAGAAAGGAGGTGGGCTGTATGTGGAAAGTGCTGTGAAGTGAAATATAAGCCACATTGTTTCTGCAACACATCAGGCTTTCTATACTGTGTGAATATAGCTGGAGGGCAGTTTGAAACCCATCGGTGGGACCTCTTGCGCATGATTCATCCTTGTCTTGTGCTGCAATTGGAACTTCAGGCAGAGCGTAGAACACGACATACTTCCACTACTCTGTGGTGGTAGAGTTCGTAGAACTTTTTGTAGAGATATACTAAATCTGAGCATCTCACATTGCTTGCCGAGGACACATTGACACtaccatgtttatttttatttatttatttatatttcaaatttctgtcaccgcccatctctcctgaaaaggggactctgggtggtttacaatcacgTTCCCACCTTCTATTGGCTACTTGTTCTTAATGAAACCCTCCCGAAGCtttattccccatgctggctggggaactctgggagctgaagtcgacacgtcttaaagttgccaagtttgaaaaaacactacACGAGGGAGATCCGTCCATTTACAGGCACAGCTTGAGAGAACCTGTTAAATGTGGGTATCTTTgccctgtctgtctctctgttccTTTCTGCCCTTCCTGAATTACTAACACATTACAGCCCAGCTCTCACAGTTTCCTACATACAGTCCTGCCTCGTAACTCCAGTTTTCTCCCTTGG
This window contains:
- the LOC134492072 gene encoding zinc finger protein with KRAB and SCAN domains 5-like isoform X2; this translates as MEEEPNSVNPETGKRPRVPQAGSKGEFWERTVPKFLGKDNWLDIKCQCFKDFCYWEGEGPREICSHLHQFYRQWLKPEKNTKAQMLDLMILKQFLAILPPEIGTWIKECGAETTSQAVALAEGFLLSQAEDKKQMQWMLAKAPTELPKADKAPLDVMEKPLWRGIVREEGGEAASLGSKARLEFHSMPTTGAVETVAIHLDLGTVSFQEVAVDFSEEEWALLDPSQKALYREIMEENYLMVSSLAPRRTTQGDHLLLSPGAEEVKAKHGWKMLPNSGARSREPVLGGQPYTVGPSVSKDRDARVMREEDALSSASRPSRRTRKRRIDRVLIMIDSILQDSRKEQEVFAQELEADREHNDAFFQTMENNARERSLERQKLAQLTRTVLQSLQLLNERLRNLLHADRLPSSVVDMPHEDRNHQQRANQTLCNHFRSARGLSGKIPLEQAGHT